The Synergistaceae bacterium region CGACCTGACGGTTGTCGATCTCTTCTGCCAGAACGAGCGCACGGTGGAGAGGCTGGACAGGCTTCACGAGCCGGGGGACGAGCCCTTTCTGTTCGATCATCACGACACCACGGCGGCCCGCTACGGCAACAGGCCGTGGGCTGTCATCGACACGAACTACTGTGCCGCCAAGGTCTACTACCGTTGGCTGCTCGAGAGGGACGCACCCGGGCTGGAGGGATTGGAGAGGATCGTCGAGCTGGCAAACGACCGCGACCTGTGGATAAACAAGGAGCCGGACAGCAGGCTCTGGCACGCCATGATCACCCTGTGCGGGCCGCATAGCGTCTTCACGCGACTGGCATGCGACCCGGATGCAGAGCTGGCGCCTCACGAGAGGAGCGCCGCCGAGGACTTTGTGGAGAAGCAGGAGAGGCGATTCGCCGCCGCCGTGGAGAGGATGGACAGGAGCGGCGACGACCTGGCCTTCGTCGAG contains the following coding sequences:
- a CDS encoding phosphohydrolase; this encodes MVSLLHVISHTDLDGVTAAAVAWRRWRPYRPVRVSLAGYGSVDALILETLDAGHDLTVVDLFCQNERTVERLDRLHEPGDEPFLFDHHDTTAARYGNRPWAVIDTNYCAAKVYYRWLLERDAPGLEGLERIVELANDRDLWINKEPDSRLWHAMITLCGPHSVFTRLACDPDAELAPHERSAAEDFVEKQERRFAAAVERMDRSGDDLAFVEPGILEFGDVSDFGGLVLDRMDNPPLLVAMAAKRFSGEWAVSLRSR